The proteins below come from a single Candidatus Planktophila dulcis genomic window:
- the gltX gene encoding glutamate--tRNA ligase, whose product MSKKVKVRFAPSPTGDLHVGNIRTALFDWAYARHTGGTFLFRIEDTDTTRVTDEYINAAIDTLKWLGLQWDEGPEVGGPNGPYLQSQRLDIYAEWAQKFLDQKDAYYCYCSPDELEAVRESQRAANVAPGYNGHCRELTADQIAAFKAQGREGVVRMRMPDGTTTFRDEIRGDVTFDHKFVPDFVLVRADGSPLYTLAVAVDDVLMGVTHVLRGEDLLSSTPRQIRVYQAMGVKLEDYPVFAHLPFVMGADNAKLSKRNGEVSIAWYREQGYLPEAICNYLALLGWSPGDDRENISMKELTELFTVEKVHSSPARFDMKKLEAINGDKIRALSLEEFATWTMPFLIKAGIITGTNAEVELVKQALPIIQERIVKLDEAPQLLKFLFVKEFAVDADAVSKITDAGAKDILKRSLADLEGVATWNHEAIEAVLRASLIEELGLKPRIAFTALRIATTGSTISPPLFESMELLGKEACLARISKALAL is encoded by the coding sequence ATGAGTAAAAAAGTTAAGGTACGTTTTGCGCCATCTCCCACAGGAGATCTCCACGTTGGAAATATCCGCACAGCACTCTTTGATTGGGCATATGCCCGTCACACAGGTGGCACATTCCTCTTTCGTATTGAAGATACTGATACAACGCGCGTTACTGATGAATACATCAATGCAGCAATAGACACCTTAAAGTGGCTTGGTCTGCAATGGGATGAGGGTCCAGAAGTTGGTGGCCCAAATGGTCCTTACCTTCAATCACAACGTCTTGATATCTATGCAGAGTGGGCACAGAAGTTCCTCGATCAAAAAGATGCTTACTACTGTTACTGCTCACCGGATGAACTTGAAGCAGTGCGTGAATCACAGCGAGCTGCAAATGTTGCACCCGGATACAACGGACATTGCCGTGAGCTAACAGCAGATCAAATCGCTGCCTTTAAAGCACAAGGTCGTGAAGGTGTTGTGCGCATGCGCATGCCTGATGGCACAACGACTTTCAGAGATGAAATCCGCGGCGATGTGACTTTTGATCACAAGTTTGTTCCTGACTTTGTTCTTGTGCGCGCAGATGGCTCACCTCTCTACACACTCGCTGTTGCAGTCGATGATGTTCTGATGGGTGTGACTCACGTATTACGCGGTGAAGACTTACTATCATCGACTCCACGACAGATTCGTGTGTATCAGGCGATGGGTGTGAAGTTGGAGGATTACCCAGTCTTTGCTCACCTTCCCTTTGTCATGGGTGCAGATAATGCAAAGCTTTCTAAGCGCAATGGTGAAGTCTCTATCGCTTGGTATCGCGAGCAGGGATATTTGCCTGAGGCAATCTGTAATTACCTCGCTCTACTTGGATGGTCACCAGGTGATGATCGTGAGAACATTTCCATGAAGGAGCTCACTGAGCTCTTTACCGTGGAGAAGGTGCACTCATCTCCTGCCCGCTTTGATATGAAAAAGCTTGAGGCAATTAACGGCGATAAAATCCGTGCCCTAAGCCTTGAAGAGTTCGCCACATGGACCATGCCATTTCTCATTAAGGCTGGAATCATTACAGGCACTAATGCTGAAGTTGAGCTGGTCAAGCAGGCACTTCCCATTATTCAAGAGCGCATCGTCAAGCTTGATGAAGCACCTCAGTTATTGAAATTCCTCTTTGTGAAGGAATTTGCTGTCGATGCTGATGCGGTTTCAAAGATAACTGATGCTGGGGCCAAAGATATTTTGAAGCGCTCACTTGCAGATCTTGAGGGAGTTGCAACGTGGAACCACGAAGCAATTGAAGCGGTGCTTCGTGCATCCCTGATTGAAGAGCTAGGGCTCAAGCCACGTATTGCATTTACCGCACTTCGTATTGCAACAACTGGAAGCACTATCTCTCCACCGCTCTTTGAATCAATGGAGTTGCTTGGGAAAGAGGCCTGCTTAGCCCGTATTTCCAAGGCCCTAGCGCTCTAA
- a CDS encoding FAD-binding oxidoreductase: MAITKRVDLSDAQVKALSSLVSGRISQNESVLDSHGRDESAFPPVRPSAVVTVHSTDEVSKVLSYCNGEGIPVVAFGVGSSLEGHVLPLFGGISLDLSEMDSIIKISPDDLTVTVQAGVKRMALNKKLSNDGLFFSVDPGADATIGGMTSTGAAGTTTVRYGSMRENVLKLTAVLADGTVIQAGRETRKLSAGYDLTRLIVGSEGTLAIVTEITLRVFGIPEKMAAAVSRFPSLADGVQAAIAIVRSGVAIARCEFLDAQSIKNVNAHDGLTLQEAPTLLFEFHGSPRGVEEDAKVVQEITSDFGGTDFEWTTEEGQRRKLWQARHNAYWAGIAAFPGKRAISTDAAVPLSKLADAVAIAEKILKESPFPHSILGHVADGNFHTFIVTDPTKPEELDAIRELTHKTTSAIIAMGGTCTGEHGIGAGKIDSLLEEAGQSSVAVMKSIKAALDPNGILNPGKIFH; encoded by the coding sequence ATGGCTATTACCAAACGCGTGGATCTCTCTGATGCGCAGGTAAAGGCTCTCTCATCTTTGGTCAGCGGTCGCATCTCTCAAAATGAATCAGTACTAGATAGCCATGGGCGCGATGAATCTGCATTTCCTCCCGTTCGCCCATCTGCCGTAGTCACAGTTCACTCAACGGATGAAGTCTCCAAAGTCCTTTCATACTGCAACGGTGAAGGTATTCCCGTCGTTGCCTTCGGCGTTGGTTCATCCCTTGAAGGCCATGTGTTGCCTCTCTTTGGTGGAATCTCACTGGATTTAAGTGAGATGGATTCGATTATCAAAATCTCTCCTGATGATTTAACAGTGACTGTGCAAGCTGGCGTTAAGCGCATGGCGCTGAATAAGAAGCTATCCAATGATGGATTGTTCTTCTCGGTAGATCCTGGCGCTGATGCAACGATCGGTGGAATGACCTCAACCGGAGCTGCTGGAACTACAACTGTGCGCTATGGATCTATGCGTGAGAATGTACTCAAACTCACCGCAGTATTGGCAGATGGCACAGTTATCCAAGCAGGACGCGAGACTCGCAAACTCTCTGCAGGCTATGACTTAACACGACTCATTGTTGGTTCTGAAGGCACACTTGCCATCGTCACAGAGATTACCCTTCGTGTCTTTGGTATTCCAGAGAAGATGGCTGCTGCAGTATCGCGCTTTCCTTCCCTAGCAGATGGTGTGCAGGCAGCTATTGCTATTGTGCGATCTGGTGTTGCTATTGCTCGCTGTGAATTCCTGGACGCGCAATCGATTAAGAACGTTAACGCCCATGATGGGCTCACTTTGCAAGAAGCGCCCACACTTCTCTTTGAATTCCATGGATCTCCTCGTGGAGTGGAAGAAGATGCCAAGGTAGTTCAAGAGATCACATCTGACTTCGGTGGCACAGATTTTGAATGGACGACGGAGGAAGGCCAGCGCCGTAAGTTATGGCAAGCACGTCACAACGCATATTGGGCAGGCATCGCAGCATTTCCTGGAAAGCGCGCCATCAGTACCGATGCTGCAGTTCCGCTTTCAAAGCTTGCAGATGCAGTTGCGATTGCAGAGAAGATTTTGAAGGAATCACCATTCCCACACTCCATCTTGGGACATGTGGCTGACGGTAATTTCCACACCTTTATCGTCACTGATCCAACAAAGCCTGAAGAGCTCGATGCCATTCGTGAACTCACACATAAGACCACCTCAGCAATTATTGCGATGGGTGGCACCTGCACGGGCGAGCATGGAATTGGTGCTGGAAAGATTGATTCATTGCTGGAAGAGGCAGGTCAGTCATCAGTTGCAGTGATGAAATCCATCAAGGCAGCCCTTGATCCCAATGGAATTTTGAACCCTGGGAAAATCTTTCACTAA
- a CDS encoding glycerate kinase, giving the protein MKIVIAPDSFKGSATSSEIASWITAGIHSVIPTCEIVKIAIGDGGEGSLDAILNAGFKTIECEVAGPVGNLVKAHIALKDDIAFVEMAQASGLSQLPDGVRSALKSSSFGAGELILAALNKGAKKIILAVGGSATTDAGAGALQALGAKLTDAAGNEIAQGGGALIDCVKIDVTGLDSRLAQTTFVLANDVKNPLLGSEGAAQVFSPQKGASREEVEILETSLAHFASLVGGPHASAPGAGAAGGFGFMAYSFLSATAESGIDLILDLVQFDRQLVGADYIITGEGRFDSQSSQGKAPWGILQRAMKSSIPTFLVCGDADAHQETGFKGIFTLASLEPDIKKCIANPEPLVTKIGAAIAASL; this is encoded by the coding sequence ATGAAGATTGTCATAGCCCCAGACTCATTTAAGGGCAGTGCAACTTCCAGTGAGATTGCATCGTGGATTACAGCCGGTATTCACTCTGTTATCCCAACATGTGAAATCGTAAAGATTGCTATCGGCGATGGTGGCGAAGGATCCCTCGATGCAATTCTTAACGCAGGCTTTAAAACTATTGAATGTGAAGTTGCAGGACCTGTCGGAAATCTAGTGAAGGCGCATATTGCACTCAAAGATGACATAGCTTTTGTTGAGATGGCCCAAGCTTCTGGGCTTTCACAGCTACCAGATGGCGTGAGGTCAGCACTTAAATCATCTTCATTCGGTGCAGGAGAACTCATTCTTGCCGCCCTTAATAAAGGTGCGAAGAAGATCATTTTGGCAGTCGGTGGAAGTGCAACAACAGATGCGGGGGCAGGTGCACTGCAAGCACTCGGTGCAAAGCTCACTGATGCTGCAGGAAATGAGATTGCACAAGGTGGTGGCGCACTTATCGACTGCGTCAAGATAGATGTTACTGGTCTCGATTCGCGCCTTGCACAAACCACCTTTGTATTGGCAAATGATGTGAAGAATCCACTTTTAGGTAGTGAGGGTGCTGCGCAAGTATTTTCACCACAGAAAGGTGCATCACGTGAAGAAGTAGAGATCCTTGAGACATCTCTTGCCCACTTTGCATCACTTGTGGGTGGCCCACACGCATCCGCACCTGGTGCCGGTGCTGCAGGTGGCTTTGGATTTATGGCTTACTCATTCCTATCTGCCACAGCAGAGAGCGGTATTGATCTGATTCTTGACCTTGTGCAATTCGATAGACAGTTAGTTGGCGCCGATTACATCATCACAGGAGAGGGTCGCTTTGATTCACAGAGCTCCCAAGGCAAAGCACCGTGGGGAATCTTGCAGCGTGCTATGAAATCTTCTATCCCCACATTCTTGGTCTGTGGTGATGCGGATGCGCATCAAGAAACTGGATTTAAAGGCATCTTTACATTGGCCTCTCTTGAGCCTGATATCAAAAAGTGCATCGCAAACCCGGAACCGCTTGTGACAAAGATTGGTGCAGCAATAGCCGCTTCGCTCTAA
- a CDS encoding fumarylacetoacetate hydrolase family protein: protein MKIARFGQVGSERPAVMLSQTQAVYVDHLIMDWNRPELEAGALDKVKSADLSSQTPFDIAGLRIASPVARPTKLICIGLNYARHAAESGMTPPPEPVVFMKAPDCLTGPNDAIAIPPNSTATDYEVELAIVIGKRALYLKSESEARSHILGYSISQDVSERHWQIERAGQWVKGKSFPTFNPMGPAIVTEDEFKPDDVRLYCTVDGEKRQDSRTSDLIYGIDHIVWYLSQFMELFPGDVINTGTPEGVGMGFKPTKYLTVGQEVITGIEGLGEMRSKTVAS, encoded by the coding sequence ATGAAAATCGCGCGATTTGGTCAGGTTGGTTCAGAACGTCCTGCTGTCATGTTGAGCCAGACTCAAGCAGTCTATGTCGATCACTTGATTATGGATTGGAACCGCCCAGAGCTTGAAGCAGGTGCGCTTGATAAGGTGAAGTCAGCAGATCTTTCATCACAGACTCCCTTTGATATTGCAGGCCTACGTATTGCAAGCCCCGTTGCACGACCAACAAAGCTCATCTGCATCGGCCTTAACTATGCCCGTCACGCAGCTGAATCTGGAATGACACCACCACCAGAGCCTGTTGTCTTTATGAAGGCCCCTGATTGCCTGACAGGACCTAATGATGCAATCGCAATTCCACCGAATTCAACAGCCACAGATTATGAAGTAGAGCTTGCAATCGTTATTGGAAAGCGAGCTCTCTACTTAAAGTCTGAGTCAGAAGCTCGCAGCCACATCCTTGGATATTCCATCAGCCAAGATGTTTCAGAGCGCCACTGGCAGATTGAACGAGCAGGCCAATGGGTAAAGGGAAAGTCTTTCCCGACATTTAATCCCATGGGTCCTGCCATTGTTACTGAAGATGAATTTAAGCCAGATGATGTTCGCCTGTATTGCACCGTAGATGGAGAAAAGCGCCAAGATTCACGCACCAGCGATCTCATCTACGGAATCGATCACATCGTCTGGTACTTAAGCCAATTTATGGAGCTCTTCCCAGGCGATGTCATCAATACTGGAACACCAGAAGGTGTTGGCATGGGCTTTAAACCAACCAAGTATTTAACTGTAGGTCAAGAAGTTATTACTGGTATCGAAGGCCTCGGTGAGATGCGTTCGAAGACAGTAGCTTCTTAA
- a CDS encoding TIGR00645 family protein → MIKLEHFLEKVIFAGRWLLAPLYIGLLLALIPILYRFFHSFWHIMSHITSSTMSEITLQVLELLDTVLLGNLIILVLFAGYENFVSKIAIADGAEDRPHWMGHVDSSGMKIKLIGSLVAISVIELLKDFMQEGPFDASREGWRIGIHMTFVVSGVLFALMEMMADRHKSER, encoded by the coding sequence ATGATAAAACTTGAGCACTTCTTGGAGAAAGTAATCTTCGCCGGACGCTGGCTATTGGCGCCGCTCTATATAGGCCTACTTCTTGCACTCATTCCTATCCTCTATCGCTTCTTCCACTCTTTCTGGCACATCATGAGCCATATAACCTCATCGACAATGAGTGAGATTACTTTGCAAGTTCTTGAACTTCTTGACACAGTATTACTTGGCAATCTCATTATCTTGGTTCTCTTTGCAGGCTATGAAAACTTCGTCTCTAAGATTGCTATTGCAGATGGCGCAGAAGATCGACCACACTGGATGGGTCATGTTGATTCAAGCGGTATGAAGATCAAGCTCATTGGCTCACTCGTTGCAATCTCAGTCATTGAACTCCTCAAAGACTTTATGCAAGAAGGTCCATTTGATGCCAGCCGTGAAGGATGGCGTATTGGAATTCATATGACCTTCGTGGTTTCAGGCGTTCTCTTTGCACTGATGGAGATGATGGCAGATCGCCACAAGTCTGAAAGATAA
- a CDS encoding alpha/beta hydrolase family esterase: MLPIMAFECDKSGATYDDALMKMRLFTALALTFTLMTPATASHNFIVGGDRPVTVHLPDTLANPAPLLILLHSASTSGARLESYMKIAPVAKSQGLIYIAPDGNTNAEGKRFWNASKSCCNRFSQEVDDVAYIDALIDEISAKIPVDPKRIYLIGHSNGAFMSFTYACKTDKVAAIVALAGAMDQNPGCAPTTPVSLLNIHGTADKVIKLNGGVMNNNSYTSATTTVNTFISVNRCAQATALKKDFDPVITGAETTIYDYVCGTHAELQFWKIKDGAHKPNLPSDFAQQVISFLLKQSK; encoded by the coding sequence ATGTTGCCGATTATGGCATTTGAGTGTGACAAATCTGGTGCGACATACGATGATGCACTCATGAAGATGCGCTTATTCACCGCCCTAGCGCTGACCTTCACATTGATGACCCCCGCTACCGCTAGCCACAACTTCATCGTCGGTGGCGATCGCCCGGTCACCGTCCACCTTCCTGACACACTCGCAAACCCAGCGCCACTTCTTATTCTCTTGCACTCGGCCTCAACTTCCGGTGCCCGCCTTGAGAGTTATATGAAGATTGCACCGGTTGCAAAGTCACAAGGCCTTATCTATATCGCACCTGATGGCAACACCAACGCTGAAGGGAAACGATTCTGGAACGCCTCAAAATCATGTTGCAATAGATTTAGCCAAGAAGTCGATGATGTTGCTTATATCGATGCGCTCATCGATGAGATCAGCGCAAAGATACCGGTTGACCCAAAGCGCATCTATCTCATCGGCCATAGCAATGGCGCCTTCATGTCATTTACCTATGCATGCAAGACAGATAAAGTTGCAGCAATTGTGGCTCTTGCAGGGGCTATGGATCAGAACCCAGGGTGTGCGCCTACGACTCCGGTCTCACTTCTCAATATTCACGGCACCGCCGATAAGGTGATAAAGCTCAACGGGGGAGTAATGAATAACAACTCCTACACAAGTGCAACAACTACAGTCAATACCTTTATCTCAGTCAATAGATGCGCTCAGGCAACTGCTCTGAAGAAAGATTTTGACCCCGTCATCACAGGTGCTGAGACCACCATCTATGACTATGTCTGTGGCACTCACGCAGAGTTACAATTCTGGAAGATTAAAGATGGAGCACATAAACCCAATCTGCCGAGTGATTTTGCCCAGCAAGTAATCTCATTTTTATTGAAGCAGAGTAAGTAG
- a CDS encoding pyridoxal phosphate-dependent decarboxylase family protein, protein MHKFTSEVEELAKAVMEYSLARLKSDPPLDGPRSEADLYAELGNTITAAGLGGKETLKVFTETLALACISTDHPRNLAFIPSAPSEYSNLFDLVVGASSLYGGSWQEGAGAVFAENQAIKWLIDIAGLPSSAGGVFVQGGTMGNLSALVVARDQARKTHPDTQRWVIACSAESHSSITSAAHVMDVDLLKIDTNEELRLDGAHVATAIDELHATTNKRVFAIVGTAGSTNLGIVDDLASLAKTAKERNIWFHVDGAYGLAGLCAPSVRHLYKGVEDADSFIVDPHKWLFAPFDACALVYRNPHVAKETHTQHASYLETLHDDSWSPSDYAIHLTRRVRGLPFWFSLAAHGTDAYSKAVEEGIRLAKDSAKLIAAHPNLELVREPELSIVAFTRKGWSPAQYQEWSDALLEKQIGFIPPSKHAGESILRFAFVNPWTSMDDVQMILDTL, encoded by the coding sequence GTGCATAAATTCACCTCAGAGGTAGAAGAGCTCGCAAAAGCTGTTATGGAGTACAGCCTTGCCCGTTTGAAATCAGATCCACCTCTGGATGGTCCTCGCAGTGAAGCAGACCTCTATGCAGAACTCGGTAACACCATTACTGCAGCAGGCTTGGGTGGAAAAGAGACCCTCAAGGTATTTACAGAAACTCTCGCACTTGCCTGCATCTCAACAGATCACCCACGTAACCTTGCATTTATTCCATCTGCTCCCAGTGAATACTCCAACCTCTTTGATCTTGTAGTCGGTGCATCCTCTCTCTATGGCGGCTCATGGCAAGAAGGAGCAGGAGCTGTCTTTGCTGAGAACCAAGCAATTAAATGGCTCATTGATATTGCAGGACTACCAAGTTCAGCAGGTGGCGTCTTTGTGCAAGGTGGCACGATGGGCAATCTTTCTGCCCTCGTTGTTGCGCGCGATCAAGCACGCAAAACTCACCCTGACACACAGCGCTGGGTAATCGCATGTAGCGCAGAGTCACATTCATCTATTACATCTGCTGCCCACGTCATGGATGTTGATCTGCTAAAAATTGACACAAATGAAGAGCTTCGCCTTGATGGAGCACACGTTGCCACAGCAATCGATGAACTACATGCCACTACCAATAAGCGCGTCTTTGCCATTGTGGGAACTGCAGGCTCAACCAACCTTGGCATCGTTGATGATTTAGCATCCCTTGCAAAAACTGCGAAGGAGCGCAATATCTGGTTCCACGTCGATGGCGCCTATGGTCTTGCAGGACTCTGTGCACCATCTGTGCGCCATCTCTATAAGGGTGTTGAAGATGCAGATTCCTTTATCGTCGATCCACATAAATGGCTCTTTGCACCCTTTGATGCATGTGCACTCGTCTATCGCAATCCACATGTAGCGAAGGAGACACACACGCAACATGCAAGTTATCTTGAGACTCTCCACGATGACTCATGGTCACCTTCTGATTACGCCATCCATCTCACTCGTCGCGTGCGCGGTTTACCTTTCTGGTTCTCACTGGCAGCCCATGGCACCGATGCTTATTCGAAGGCAGTAGAAGAAGGAATTCGCCTTGCAAAGGATTCAGCAAAGCTCATTGCAGCTCACCCAAACCTAGAGTTAGTGCGCGAGCCAGAACTTTCCATCGTTGCCTTCACACGTAAAGGGTGGTCACCTGCCCAATATCAAGAGTGGTCTGATGCACTCCTTGAGAAGCAGATTGGCTTTATCCCACCATCAAAGCATGCAGGTGAATCAATACTGCGCTTTGCCTTCGTCAACCCATGGACATCGATGGATGATGTTCAGATGATTCTAGATACGCTCTAA
- the speB gene encoding agmatinase → MTNHGNMYGPAFTFLGIPACDLDVPATYKGADVIIVGAPIDSGTSHRSGAKFGPQAIRGGDYLPHDGQRPHLALRTDGLKDLKVFDAGDLLMPGGDLVKSLAVLREATEKISRAGAIAVVLGGDHSIASADVAGIANHLGRGKVSMVHFDAHADTGEDQWGALVGHGTPMRNLINDGYVRGDRFLQLGLRGYWPDNATLEWMRDQGMRSYEMTEIHHRGLKAVLDESFATLTDGCDGVFLSVDIDVVDPGMAPGTGTPEPGGMTSRELLEAVRRICLELPVVGIDVVEVAPAFDSADITAILANRVVLEALSAIAKRRSGSAYNPTQNLLDR, encoded by the coding sequence ATGACCAACCACGGCAATATGTATGGACCGGCCTTTACCTTCCTTGGAATACCTGCATGTGATCTCGATGTCCCTGCAACCTATAAGGGCGCCGATGTCATCATCGTGGGTGCACCGATTGATAGTGGAACATCGCATCGCTCTGGTGCAAAGTTTGGTCCTCAAGCAATTCGTGGTGGCGATTACCTGCCACATGATGGGCAGCGCCCACATTTAGCTCTGCGCACAGATGGTTTGAAGGATCTGAAAGTCTTTGATGCAGGTGATTTGCTCATGCCTGGTGGAGATTTGGTGAAGTCGCTTGCAGTCTTGCGTGAGGCAACAGAGAAGATCTCTCGTGCTGGCGCTATTGCAGTTGTCTTAGGTGGAGATCACTCGATTGCATCGGCTGACGTTGCAGGTATTGCTAACCACTTAGGTCGTGGAAAAGTTTCAATGGTCCACTTTGATGCACATGCCGATACGGGTGAAGATCAGTGGGGCGCTCTGGTGGGGCATGGAACACCGATGCGTAATTTGATTAATGATGGCTATGTGCGCGGAGATCGCTTCCTGCAGTTAGGTCTTCGTGGATATTGGCCAGATAACGCAACTCTTGAGTGGATGCGCGATCAAGGTATGCGCTCCTATGAGATGACTGAGATTCATCATCGTGGACTCAAGGCAGTATTGGATGAATCTTTTGCAACCCTGACTGATGGTTGCGATGGAGTCTTCTTATCCGTTGATATCGATGTGGTCGATCCTGGGATGGCGCCAGGAACTGGAACACCAGAGCCTGGTGGAATGACTTCTCGTGAATTGTTAGAAGCTGTGCGCAGAATCTGTCTTGAACTACCTGTTGTTGGTATTGATGTGGTGGAGGTTGCTCCAGCATTTGATAGCGCAGATATCACTGCCATTCTTGCTAATCGTGTTGTGTTGGAAGCCCTCAGCGCAATTGCTAAGCGCCGTAGTGGCAGTGCATATAACCCAACGCAGAACTTATTAGATCGTTAG
- a CDS encoding nuclear transport factor 2 family protein — MSIETQAIEDIVLKFQARDIASIQGYIHPEFTWFDSSGSVVLQGGQRFLSALEGMWREHPEVVNTSSVCIQVGNLVSHTESFRGFSDGHTEDWIWVYEFDAGVILKMYGFLNSTE; from the coding sequence ATGTCGATAGAAACTCAGGCAATTGAAGATATTGTTCTTAAGTTTCAAGCTCGAGATATTGCGAGCATTCAAGGCTACATACACCCAGAGTTCACCTGGTTTGATTCTTCAGGATCTGTTGTCTTGCAGGGAGGGCAAAGATTTCTATCGGCACTTGAAGGCATGTGGCGTGAGCACCCTGAAGTAGTAAATACAAGTTCGGTCTGTATTCAGGTGGGTAACTTGGTTTCACACACTGAATCCTTCAGAGGATTCAGTGATGGACATACTGAAGACTGGATATGGGTCTATGAATTTGATGCAGGAGTAATTCTCAAGATGTATGGTTTCTTAAACTCAACCGAATAG
- a CDS encoding SOUL family heme-binding protein, producing the protein MTQRQEFQVIRTYSDFELRQYEPCVIAEVKLSGQYSTVGSQAFRHLFQYISQGNKTSQKIAMTAPVIAAQHTDHSNSDDWYISFVMPAGSTFEQMPHPNDPEVTLRALDSQMCVALSFRGRATQEKSNQLIKELRAAAAKENIALSSETRICRFDPPFKPGILHYNEIVIPLI; encoded by the coding sequence ATGACCCAGAGACAAGAGTTCCAAGTCATACGCACCTATAGCGACTTTGAGCTACGCCAATATGAACCTTGCGTCATCGCTGAGGTGAAACTCTCTGGGCAATATTCCACTGTAGGCAGCCAAGCCTTTCGCCATCTCTTTCAATACATCTCACAGGGCAATAAGACATCCCAGAAGATTGCAATGACTGCGCCAGTGATTGCAGCCCAGCACACAGATCACAGCAATTCTGATGATTGGTATATCTCCTTCGTGATGCCAGCAGGCAGCACCTTTGAGCAGATGCCCCATCCCAATGATCCAGAAGTAACCTTGCGCGCACTCGATAGCCAGATGTGCGTTGCACTCTCATTTCGCGGACGAGCAACGCAAGAGAAATCCAATCAACTCATCAAAGAATTGAGAGCAGCTGCAGCAAAGGAAAATATCGCACTCTCCAGTGAAACAAGAATCTGTCGCTTTGATCCGCCCTTTAAGCCAGGCATCTTGCACTATAACGAGATTGTGATTCCGCTTATTTAA
- a CDS encoding cytochrome b5 domain-containing protein: MYRRLTPLIAIALAISLAPASSAHQPVVLLDTDTTPSAGPLLVDGTISFAIRASFTKSGQKKAFRASLKEGDLFSVQYLIVDKKPESGLKNSLLPQLVITSPTGKKITVAFKERTPFFETYSRTTYLYLSRVSQPAEAGIYSFVITSRARAAITVAVGDREVQGEVVRGAAPTPTVKPTPAATQEPAKASPTPEVTTQSAYTMAKVKENNSAASCWSVISGNVYNLTQWINQHPGGPSAIRGLCGVDGSSSFNGKHGRQSNPNETLAGYLLGPLVK, encoded by the coding sequence ATGTATCGCAGACTCACACCCCTCATAGCCATCGCACTCGCTATCTCACTGGCACCTGCTTCCTCAGCACATCAGCCAGTTGTCTTACTTGATACCGACACCACACCGAGTGCTGGCCCACTTCTTGTAGATGGCACTATCTCTTTTGCTATTCGCGCATCCTTTACCAAGTCAGGTCAGAAGAAGGCATTTCGTGCCTCCCTAAAAGAGGGCGATTTATTTTCTGTGCAGTATCTGATCGTGGATAAGAAGCCAGAGAGTGGGTTAAAGAACTCACTACTTCCACAACTAGTAATTACATCTCCCACAGGGAAGAAGATCACTGTGGCTTTCAAGGAGCGCACACCATTTTTTGAGACCTACAGTCGCACCACCTATCTCTATCTCTCAAGGGTGAGCCAACCTGCAGAGGCAGGTATCTACTCCTTCGTGATCACATCACGAGCAAGAGCTGCAATTACTGTGGCAGTAGGAGATCGTGAAGTGCAAGGTGAAGTAGTGCGCGGTGCGGCACCAACACCAACAGTCAAGCCAACACCTGCTGCAACGCAAGAGCCTGCCAAAGCTTCACCCACACCTGAAGTCACCACACAATCTGCATACACAATGGCAAAGGTGAAAGAGAATAACTCTGCAGCAAGTTGCTGGTCAGTCATTAGCGGCAACGTCTATAACCTCACCCAATGGATTAACCAACATCCAGGAGGTCCATCAGCTATTCGTGGCCTCTGCGGCGTCGATGGCAGTTCATCCTTTAACGGCAAGCATGGTCGCCAAAGTAATCCCAATGAAACTCTGGCAGGTTATCTTCTGGGCCCACTTGTAAAGTAG